A portion of the Edaphobacter bradus genome contains these proteins:
- a CDS encoding transposase, translating into MPYRRDLTDEQWKTLDLLIPKPRRRRDGRGRPWKSRRSVLNGILWVLRTGAPWADLPDRYPSFQTCHRRF; encoded by the coding sequence ATGCCGTATCGACGTGATCTAACTGACGAACAGTGGAAAACCCTCGATCTGCTGATCCCGAAACCAAGGAGACGACGGGATGGCAGAGGCCGACCTTGGAAAAGTCGCCGATCCGTTCTGAACGGTATCCTCTGGGTGTTGCGGACTGGCGCACCCTGGGCGGACCTCCCCGACCGATACCCTTCGTTCCAGACCTGTCACAGGCGGTTTTAG
- a CDS encoding tyrosine-type recombinase/integrase — protein sequence MRKRSGIWHYRFKLDGREYTASTGLAATTRNETEARQLEAEHRKALLEGRAPLRRIVVREFTDAVEDFLHWTEMEYRTHPNSHRRIATSMTSAKEFFTTKPVSTISDADIEAYKVWRFNEHKVRDITVRHDLHALSVFFKYAIKQRWTRENPIDNVKIPSDDDAVRIHVVTQEEEREYFARAAKNQNLYDLAMIMRNQGMRPEEVTSLRKEDVDLERGKVHIRSGKSKAARRTLDLTAESRSILARRCQSTSQWIFPSNRKSGASIKRLNGAHDRACAGTKTRRALNFVLYDWRHSFATRMAEAGVDLATLAAILGHSSIRIVQRYVHPTADHKREAMRRFEQVLVEVDNAAMTGASRAVN from the coding sequence ATACGGAAACGCAGCGGCATATGGCACTACCGGTTCAAACTCGACGGCAGGGAATACACCGCATCCACAGGCTTGGCCGCCACCACACGAAACGAGACCGAGGCGAGACAGCTTGAAGCGGAGCACCGTAAGGCTCTCTTAGAAGGACGAGCGCCTCTGCGGCGTATTGTCGTTCGGGAGTTCACAGATGCTGTCGAGGACTTTCTGCACTGGACGGAGATGGAGTATCGAACTCATCCGAACAGTCATCGTCGAATTGCTACAAGCATGACCAGCGCGAAAGAATTCTTCACGACGAAGCCCGTGAGCACGATCTCCGATGCAGATATTGAGGCATACAAGGTTTGGCGCTTCAATGAACACAAGGTCCGCGATATAACCGTCAGACACGACCTGCATGCCCTTTCCGTGTTCTTTAAATATGCAATCAAACAGCGCTGGACCCGCGAGAATCCAATTGACAACGTGAAGATTCCCTCGGACGACGATGCTGTTCGGATCCATGTGGTCACGCAGGAAGAAGAACGGGAGTACTTTGCCCGCGCAGCGAAGAACCAAAATCTGTACGACTTGGCAATGATCATGCGAAACCAGGGCATGAGACCAGAAGAAGTCACCTCTCTGCGAAAAGAGGACGTCGATCTGGAACGTGGGAAGGTTCACATTCGATCTGGTAAGTCGAAGGCTGCACGACGCACATTGGATCTGACAGCGGAAAGCCGCAGCATTTTGGCAAGGCGATGCCAAAGCACATCGCAGTGGATCTTTCCGTCTAATCGAAAATCCGGGGCGTCCATCAAGAGATTGAATGGAGCGCATGATCGCGCCTGTGCGGGCACGAAGACCAGGCGTGCCCTCAATTTTGTTCTCTACGATTGGAGGCATTCATTTGCGACGCGCATGGCGGAAGCAGGGGTTGATCTCGCGACGTTAGCGGCAATTCTCGGACACAGTTCAATCCGTATTGTTCAGCGCTATGTGCATCCCACAGCGGACCACAAAAGGGAAGCGATGCGCCGGTTCGAGCAGGTCCTCGTGGAAGTGGATAATGCTGCTATGACGGGAGCTTCGAGGGCAGTGAATTGA
- a CDS encoding PadR family transcriptional regulator produces the protein MDSSVLDIFILSLLDRGHETTYDLQRQAGLSLGSTVPALRRLEAKRLITRQETFTPGSRPRNAFALTAAGRKLARNGWKPLLDSGRSDDDLEAVLRIAEMARANNAHPVEIKRFLAEASRTRLESAKVEAKAVAQKPQDYVTVRDRWSQARLQAEAKFLTDLADEYRKPTRRTR, from the coding sequence GTGGACTCATCCGTATTGGACATCTTCATTCTGTCGCTGTTGGACCGTGGTCACGAAACGACCTATGACCTGCAACGGCAAGCGGGGCTGTCCCTGGGGTCCACCGTACCCGCCCTCCGTCGGCTCGAAGCTAAGCGCCTGATCACCCGGCAGGAGACTTTCACACCTGGCTCCCGTCCCAGGAACGCCTTTGCACTGACCGCTGCTGGCAGAAAACTTGCCCGTAACGGTTGGAAGCCATTGTTGGATTCAGGACGCTCTGACGACGACCTCGAGGCTGTCCTGCGGATAGCTGAGATGGCTCGAGCCAACAACGCGCATCCCGTCGAGATCAAAAGATTTCTGGCCGAGGCCAGCCGAACAAGGCTCGAGTCTGCAAAAGTCGAAGCTAAGGCGGTGGCCCAGAAACCGCAGGACTACGTGACGGTGAGAGACCGATGGAGCCAGGCCCGGCTCCAAGCCGAGGCAAAGTTTCTCACGGACCTTGCAGACGAGTACAGAAAGCCAACAAGGCGAACGCGGTAA
- a CDS encoding helix-turn-helix transcriptional regulator: MTFSRENLLSPQELAETLGLSAATLADWRSQKRGPAYLAVGRKIWYPRDRVGKWLETKLKETRDDGNTETQRHMALPVQTRRQGIHRIHRLGRHHTKRDRGETA, from the coding sequence ATGACATTTTCCCGCGAAAATTTGCTTTCGCCGCAAGAGCTTGCCGAGACACTCGGACTCTCGGCTGCTACGCTTGCGGACTGGCGATCGCAAAAACGTGGCCCAGCGTATTTAGCTGTTGGGCGTAAGATCTGGTATCCGCGGGATCGGGTAGGAAAGTGGCTTGAGACTAAGTTGAAAGAGACGAGAGACGATGGCAATACGGAAACGCAGCGGCATATGGCACTACCGGTTCAAACTCGACGGCAGGGAATACACCGCATCCACAGGCTTGGCCGCCACCACACGAAACGAGACCGAGGCGAGACAGCTTGA
- a CDS encoding type II secretion system protein GspD, which yields MASKPQPRAPLAIQMIAFAMTGVSTLVPAQTPAPGTGSTQQAVASSSRPAPGKRQIAAAEDAYLAGARLLDRNDLAGAEARFEKAATLNPDNQDYALAASLAREHRVTELVQQAGKARLLGESKKAEALLAAARALDPQNSIVAQHLSSSPAPPAFNPEIQSLPQHGPAIAGPVRLMPGPGTSSFNIRGDSRDVVRQVMAAYGIRAVFDDSVQRQDLRFDLDDSHYQQATQIVLKMAGLFAVPLDPHSALVIKDTTENRQRFERQLQETIYIPSLTPEQMSELSNMVRTVFDVKQPTVLNGSGTLLIRAPEETLNAVNVTLADLIDGGGEVLLDINLYSVDRTRQRSIGIQFPQQIGFYSVESAAHDLVTANQSLVNQAISQGLIPANASDITIALALISSGLVQSTLLSSTIGLFGGGLTLGGVTMPPTNLHLALSSSDTRALDNIQLRVGYKQTGTFRAGTRYPVTTGIYSSGATPTVSQLAGVTINGISATSLLSQVSSVSVPQIQYEDLGLTLKATPVVQRSGRIAMHLDLKIEALAGTSLNNIPILASRQYVSDVTVRDGETALIASSLTKQESAAVNGLPGLGELPGFQTVTAIKTTDSDTSELVLLITPHVVRHRGNTAAGPRIALNLPGSD from the coding sequence ATGGCATCCAAGCCTCAACCACGCGCCCCGCTTGCGATTCAGATGATCGCGTTCGCGATGACTGGCGTTTCAACCCTGGTTCCGGCTCAAACGCCTGCTCCCGGCACTGGTTCAACACAACAGGCCGTCGCGAGTTCGTCGAGGCCCGCCCCGGGCAAACGTCAGATTGCTGCTGCAGAGGACGCCTACCTCGCAGGCGCCCGCCTTCTGGACCGCAACGACCTGGCTGGGGCCGAGGCTCGGTTTGAGAAGGCCGCTACGCTGAATCCCGACAATCAAGATTACGCCCTTGCGGCCAGCCTGGCCCGCGAGCACCGGGTGACTGAACTGGTGCAGCAGGCTGGCAAAGCGCGCCTGCTGGGAGAGAGCAAGAAAGCAGAGGCGCTGCTTGCCGCTGCGCGGGCACTTGACCCGCAAAACAGCATCGTGGCCCAGCACCTGAGCAGCTCCCCTGCTCCTCCTGCTTTCAATCCGGAGATCCAGTCTTTGCCTCAGCACGGCCCGGCCATTGCGGGTCCAGTAAGGCTTATGCCGGGTCCAGGCACCAGCAGCTTCAACATCCGCGGGGACTCCAGGGATGTTGTCCGTCAGGTCATGGCGGCTTACGGGATACGAGCCGTTTTCGACGATTCTGTCCAGAGGCAGGACCTGCGCTTCGACCTGGACGACTCACACTACCAGCAGGCCACGCAAATCGTGCTGAAGATGGCGGGCCTGTTCGCTGTGCCACTCGATCCGCATAGTGCGCTGGTCATTAAGGATACGACCGAAAACCGGCAGCGCTTCGAGCGCCAGTTGCAGGAAACGATCTACATCCCCAGCCTGACGCCGGAGCAGATGTCGGAGCTCAGCAACATGGTTCGCACCGTCTTCGACGTCAAGCAGCCGACCGTGCTGAACGGCTCAGGCACATTACTGATTCGCGCCCCTGAAGAGACGCTGAACGCTGTTAACGTGACGCTGGCCGACCTGATTGACGGCGGCGGCGAAGTCCTTCTGGATATCAATCTCTACTCCGTTGACCGGACGCGGCAGCGCAGTATCGGCATACAGTTTCCGCAGCAGATTGGCTTCTACAGCGTCGAGAGCGCGGCCCATGACCTGGTTACGGCAAACCAGTCGCTGGTGAACCAAGCGATCTCACAGGGGTTAATCCCCGCTAACGCCAGCGACATTACCATCGCGCTCGCGCTGATCTCTTCGGGCCTGGTCCAGAGTACCCTACTAAGCAGCACGATTGGCCTCTTCGGCGGCGGTCTAACCCTGGGCGGCGTCACAATGCCGCCTACGAACCTCCACCTCGCGCTCAGTTCCAGTGACACGCGAGCTCTGGACAACATCCAACTCCGCGTCGGCTATAAGCAGACCGGAACCTTTCGGGCTGGGACGCGCTACCCCGTCACAACCGGCATCTACTCCAGCGGCGCCACACCAACGGTCTCACAATTAGCAGGAGTCACCATCAACGGAATCAGCGCGACAAGCTTGCTATCCCAGGTGTCAAGCGTCAGCGTTCCACAGATTCAATATGAAGACCTCGGCCTCACTCTGAAGGCAACACCCGTGGTGCAGAGATCCGGCAGAATTGCTATGCATTTGGACCTGAAGATCGAAGCGCTGGCGGGCACGTCGCTGAATAATATTCCCATACTCGCCAGTCGGCAGTACGTCTCAGATGTGACGGTACGCGATGGCGAAACGGCGCTGATCGCCAGTTCCCTCACCAAGCAGGAGTCTGCGGCGGTGAATGGCCTTCCGGGTCTGGGCGAGTTGCCCGGATTCCAGACAGTGACAGCGATCAAGACGACAGATTCTGACACGAGCGAGTTGGTACTGCTCATTACTCCTCACGTTGTTCGCCACCGGGGAAATACAGCCGCCGGGCCTCGTATCGCGCTCAATCTGCCCGGGTCGGATTGA
- the smc gene encoding chromosome segregation protein SMC: MLKLKKVQILGFKSFCDRTEVQLSGEGIAAIVGPNGCGKSNISDAITWVLGEQSAKSLRGVKMEDVIFAGTRDRKPTGMAEVSLTLVDPDVYDGALPPDGPEVVIADEHPAEHSSDWDETAMRAQRAQETEDAVAEAQPGVVIEGEAAGEQVEGAVAAEAADNSAAAENDAAAGDAIPGSVVLKIRRRKFNRAPVRAGELTITRRLFRSGDSEYLLNGKICRLRDIQDIFMGTGLGGESYAIIGQERIGQLLSSKPLDRRSIIEEAAGITRFKTKKRLAELRLESAKQNLARVNDIFEEVTRQMATLKRQAAKAERYGALRDELRTRLRVVLASRMSQMDAEQAATTEQIAALATQIDAQAATVEQMDVEHTEGIRKGYTLDQQIREAGAQANQSAVELERIAARTASNTDRVAELTTRLATGAEELTQAREQLTGLAGELEQHKSFLENAMSEATGSREAAQAQQAQAQEAVRTLSAVEQQTEQIRRSMMQMVDRASRTRSEEAQAAASLASMEQEAERLQRESETARMELETLGIERGQVRLSFESVTERLKRLEAEIAEMRLNLDARRREEVDSKRRGDQLRGEVASLNGRRNSLEGLIRDHSYSTETVRNIFKTTKDRTHDNMAPVGTLADFLEVDGKYESVVDEFLRDELNYVVVKSWDAANAGMHLLQTDVAGRATFMVHPHDAQANFAFTEGMESGAVANVASIDGVVPLRECVRVLDGFGKSLEVILPKLREGYVAPDSYTARTLALSNPHAFFLSPTGETFHNVTVTGGRARAQGPLALKRELNEVQQKIEQAEQELAQADLRTAELQRQIAELNAGIESKTHERRDAERESANSGAALRQMESETARIERRLQEWSLATERNRDARNQKTELITRKQQEAASVEAERAGLEGQLAELQQRLNELRSRREELQQQAAQASAALAGLEERRRNAQANFDQTARLYNGQTQRIQQLEQQLASAGSEKLRREEETATLATEHSQIAETRANAVAEGARLTEEAAGLRASLGELDQKLRTLRHETEALREQRAGLTARAAKLASDIEHLEATCLNDLAVEAATLREDAAIARIEGDALHTEEEAARGLKQKLESMGPVNMMALEEYNETSQRHEFLETQRKDLLDSIENTQASIKEIDEVSKLKFDEAFKVINENFSVTFTKLFGGGQAFMKLTDQENSAESGIDIVASPPGKKLQNILLLSGGEKALTALSLLVGIFQFQPAPFCILDEVDAPLDETNVGRFAKLIADMSATTQFVVITHSKRTMAQADVIYGVTMQEPGVSKIVSVNLNRRDASDTRRAVA, from the coding sequence TTGCTCAAGCTGAAAAAAGTTCAGATCCTCGGCTTCAAATCGTTCTGTGACCGCACAGAGGTCCAGCTCTCCGGCGAAGGCATCGCAGCCATCGTGGGACCGAACGGCTGCGGCAAGTCGAACATCTCTGACGCCATTACGTGGGTGCTGGGTGAGCAGTCGGCCAAGAGCCTGCGCGGCGTGAAGATGGAGGACGTCATCTTTGCAGGAACGCGCGATCGCAAACCGACCGGTATGGCCGAAGTGTCGCTGACTCTGGTGGACCCCGACGTCTACGACGGCGCGCTGCCCCCGGATGGCCCTGAGGTTGTGATCGCGGACGAGCACCCCGCGGAACACTCGTCGGACTGGGATGAGACCGCTATGCGGGCGCAGCGGGCGCAGGAGACCGAGGACGCGGTTGCTGAGGCGCAGCCCGGCGTGGTGATTGAGGGGGAGGCAGCGGGCGAGCAGGTCGAGGGTGCGGTCGCGGCTGAGGCCGCCGACAACAGCGCCGCGGCGGAAAATGACGCTGCGGCCGGGGACGCTATACCCGGGAGTGTTGTCCTGAAGATTCGGCGACGGAAGTTCAACCGCGCACCGGTGCGAGCGGGCGAGCTGACGATCACCCGGCGGCTGTTCCGCTCGGGCGACTCAGAGTATCTTCTGAACGGCAAGATCTGCCGTCTGCGCGATATTCAGGACATCTTCATGGGCACAGGCCTGGGAGGTGAGTCCTACGCGATCATCGGGCAGGAGCGCATCGGACAACTGTTGAGCTCCAAGCCTCTGGACCGTCGCAGCATCATCGAAGAGGCCGCTGGAATTACGCGCTTCAAGACGAAGAAGCGTCTGGCGGAGCTGCGGCTTGAGTCCGCCAAGCAGAACCTCGCGCGCGTGAACGACATCTTTGAAGAAGTGACGCGGCAGATGGCGACGCTGAAGCGTCAGGCGGCCAAGGCAGAGCGTTATGGGGCGTTGCGCGATGAGCTGCGGACGCGGCTTCGCGTCGTGCTGGCCAGCCGCATGTCGCAGATGGATGCCGAGCAGGCCGCGACGACCGAGCAGATTGCGGCGCTGGCGACACAGATCGACGCACAGGCCGCGACCGTGGAGCAGATGGATGTCGAGCACACGGAGGGCATCCGCAAGGGCTATACGCTGGATCAGCAGATTCGAGAGGCCGGTGCGCAGGCGAACCAGTCTGCCGTGGAACTGGAGCGGATCGCGGCGCGAACGGCTTCAAACACCGACCGCGTCGCCGAGCTGACAACGCGGCTCGCGACGGGGGCCGAGGAGCTAACGCAGGCCCGGGAGCAGTTGACCGGACTGGCGGGAGAGCTGGAGCAGCACAAGAGCTTCCTTGAGAACGCGATGTCCGAAGCGACGGGCTCGCGCGAGGCGGCGCAGGCGCAGCAGGCGCAAGCCCAGGAGGCTGTACGCACGCTGAGCGCAGTGGAACAGCAGACCGAGCAGATTCGACGATCGATGATGCAGATGGTCGACCGCGCCTCGCGTACTCGCAGCGAAGAGGCGCAGGCCGCTGCGTCACTGGCGAGCATGGAGCAGGAGGCAGAGCGGCTGCAGCGCGAGTCCGAGACGGCGCGGATGGAACTGGAGACACTGGGAATCGAGCGTGGGCAGGTGAGGCTCTCCTTTGAATCCGTGACCGAGCGGCTGAAGCGGCTGGAGGCCGAGATTGCCGAGATGCGGCTGAACCTCGACGCGCGGCGTCGCGAGGAAGTCGACAGCAAGCGCCGCGGAGATCAGCTTCGCGGCGAGGTCGCTTCGCTGAACGGGCGGCGAAACTCGCTCGAAGGGCTGATTCGCGATCACAGCTACTCGACAGAGACGGTGCGCAACATCTTCAAGACAACGAAGGACCGGACACACGACAACATGGCTCCGGTCGGCACGCTGGCTGACTTCCTCGAGGTTGACGGCAAGTACGAGAGCGTCGTCGACGAGTTCTTGCGCGACGAGTTGAACTACGTCGTGGTCAAGAGCTGGGACGCAGCCAACGCCGGGATGCACCTGCTGCAGACCGACGTCGCCGGGCGCGCGACCTTCATGGTGCATCCGCACGACGCCCAGGCGAACTTCGCCTTCACGGAGGGGATGGAGAGCGGGGCGGTTGCGAATGTAGCCAGCATCGACGGCGTTGTGCCGCTGCGGGAGTGCGTGCGCGTGCTGGATGGCTTCGGCAAATCGCTGGAGGTGATTCTGCCGAAGCTGCGCGAGGGTTATGTGGCACCGGACTCGTACACGGCGCGGACGCTGGCGCTGTCGAATCCGCATGCGTTCTTCCTATCTCCAACCGGGGAGACGTTCCATAACGTGACGGTGACGGGAGGCAGGGCGAGAGCACAGGGTCCGCTGGCGCTGAAGCGTGAGCTGAATGAGGTCCAGCAGAAGATCGAGCAGGCCGAGCAGGAACTGGCCCAGGCCGACCTTCGGACAGCCGAGCTGCAGCGACAGATTGCGGAGCTGAACGCAGGAATTGAGAGCAAAACCCACGAACGGCGCGATGCAGAGCGCGAGTCGGCGAACTCTGGCGCGGCGCTGCGCCAGATGGAGTCGGAGACGGCAAGGATCGAGCGGCGCCTGCAGGAGTGGTCGTTGGCCACTGAGCGTAATCGCGACGCCCGCAACCAGAAGACTGAGCTGATCACTCGGAAGCAGCAGGAGGCGGCGAGCGTCGAGGCAGAGCGCGCGGGGTTGGAGGGTCAGCTCGCGGAGTTGCAGCAACGCCTGAACGAGCTTCGCAGCCGACGCGAGGAGCTGCAGCAGCAGGCGGCACAGGCCTCGGCCGCGCTGGCAGGGCTTGAGGAGAGGCGGCGCAACGCGCAGGCGAACTTCGACCAGACGGCGCGGCTCTACAACGGGCAGACCCAACGGATTCAGCAACTGGAGCAGCAGCTTGCGTCCGCAGGCTCTGAGAAGTTGCGACGCGAGGAGGAGACCGCGACGCTCGCCACCGAGCACAGCCAAATCGCGGAAACCCGGGCCAACGCTGTGGCTGAAGGCGCCCGGCTGACCGAGGAGGCTGCGGGACTTCGGGCCTCGCTTGGCGAGCTGGACCAGAAGCTGCGCACGTTGCGGCATGAGACGGAGGCGCTTCGTGAGCAGCGCGCGGGCCTGACAGCGCGCGCGGCGAAGCTGGCCTCAGACATCGAGCATCTTGAAGCGACCTGCCTGAACGATCTGGCCGTCGAGGCTGCGACGCTTCGCGAGGACGCGGCGATTGCGCGGATCGAGGGCGATGCCCTTCACACTGAGGAAGAGGCGGCGCGCGGGCTGAAGCAGAAGCTCGAATCGATGGGGCCCGTGAACATGATGGCACTCGAAGAGTACAACGAGACATCACAGCGGCATGAGTTCCTCGAGACGCAGCGTAAGGACCTGCTGGACTCGATCGAAAACACGCAGGCTTCAATCAAGGAGATCGACGAGGTCTCGAAGCTTAAGTTCGACGAGGCGTTCAAGGTGATCAACGAGAACTTCTCGGTGACATTCACGAAGCTCTTTGGCGGCGGTCAGGCGTTCATGAAACTGACCGACCAGGAGAACTCGGCCGAGAGCGGGATCGACATCGTGGCCTCGCCTCCTGGCAAGAAGCTGCAGAACATCCTCCTTCTTTCGGGAGGAGAGAAGGCTCTCACCGCGCTATCCCTGCTGGTCGGCATCTTCCAGTTCCAGCCGGCGCCGTTCTGCATTCTGGACGAGGTGGACGCGCCGCTGGACGAGACCAACGTTGGCCGTTTCGCCAAACTGATTGCGGACATGAGCGCAACCACCCAGTTCGTGGTGATCACGCACAGCAAGCGGACGATGGCCCAGGCAGACGTCATCTACGGAGTCACCATGCAGGAGCCGGGCGTCTCGAAGATCGTCAGCGTCAATCTGAACCGGCGCGATGCCTCCGATACCCGGCGGGCAGTGGCGTGA
- a CDS encoding helix-turn-helix domain-containing protein, with protein sequence MKREMDGLIIQMHSAGISYADAIRQFKKRYILEVLAHHKGNQCKAAEELGMHRNTLSRTLAELDLDTAQIRNGMRRPVASERPRVQSIASAR encoded by the coding sequence TTGAAGCGCGAAATGGATGGTCTGATTATTCAGATGCACAGTGCAGGAATCTCATACGCCGACGCCATTCGGCAGTTCAAGAAGCGGTATATCCTCGAAGTTCTCGCTCATCACAAGGGCAATCAGTGCAAGGCCGCTGAAGAGCTGGGCATGCACCGCAACACCCTGAGCCGCACACTCGCCGAGCTGGACCTGGACACGGCACAGATCCGGAATGGAATGCGCAGGCCTGTCGCCAGCGAACGGCCACGTGTGCAGAGCATCGCAAGCGCCCGATAG
- a CDS encoding helix-turn-helix domain-containing protein: MKVVLETRGPVDEPYLSLNREHLLGMTLHPGSMEIGLRRSALRRITFDAGLMGLCPPQSEYWIGTCDMTHVTMTISDKALMAASDCTGSRIELRLERELADPRLRALATAVDVERTADFPNGRLFLDSIEQALARALVVGYGVRDYSVRVYRGGLSPAKLRKIKELVEEKMEEDLSLEEMARTVGLSATHFSEVFRNTTGQTPHQCLLWHRIQRAKEMLRSAEMRVLDVAIACGFKTQQHFARVFRHACGLSPTEYRREFLLFEPAGVSTAFLPDAVPIPVTVRPETLIVPRNGVSASGGHEPDHIREHT, encoded by the coding sequence ATGAAGGTTGTGTTGGAGACTCGCGGTCCTGTCGACGAGCCGTACCTAAGCCTGAATCGTGAACATCTTCTAGGGATGACGCTCCATCCAGGTTCAATGGAGATCGGGTTAAGACGTTCTGCCCTTAGGCGAATCACCTTCGATGCTGGCCTGATGGGACTCTGTCCGCCGCAATCGGAGTACTGGATCGGCACGTGTGATATGACACATGTAACCATGACCATTTCTGACAAGGCGTTGATGGCCGCCTCTGATTGCACAGGGAGCAGAATAGAATTGCGCCTCGAACGCGAACTCGCGGATCCGCGATTGCGCGCGTTGGCTACGGCAGTGGATGTGGAAAGAACCGCGGACTTCCCCAATGGACGTCTTTTTCTCGACTCTATCGAGCAGGCACTTGCCCGGGCTCTGGTCGTCGGTTATGGCGTGCGCGACTATAGCGTGCGGGTTTATCGTGGGGGACTAAGCCCCGCGAAATTGCGAAAGATTAAAGAATTGGTGGAGGAGAAGATGGAGGAGGACTTAAGTCTTGAGGAAATGGCGCGCACGGTTGGGCTCAGCGCTACGCATTTCTCGGAAGTCTTCCGCAATACGACCGGCCAGACTCCGCACCAGTGTCTCCTCTGGCATCGCATCCAGCGAGCGAAGGAGATGTTGCGCTCTGCCGAAATGCGCGTGCTGGATGTCGCCATAGCGTGCGGCTTCAAAACCCAGCAACATTTTGCACGCGTGTTTCGTCATGCGTGCGGCTTAAGCCCGACAGAGTATCGCAGGGAGTTTCTGCTTTTCGAACCAGCTGGAGTTTCGACGGCTTTTCTGCCTGACGCGGTACCTATTCCCGTGACGGTTCGTCCAGAGACTCTAATCGTGCCGCGTAACGGAGTCTCAGCGAGCGGCGGACACGAACCAGATCACATCCGAGAACACACTTAG
- a CDS encoding CvpA family protein has protein sequence MNGFDWILLAVLAYSTVAAFMRGLVREIFGLVGLVAGILLASWNYPWLAQRLGRLITTASIANVVAFLLIAIGIMVLAAILGKLLHRTADAIGLGFFDRLAGAGFGLIRGCLLGVAILMAALAFLPQNAWTKNSRFVPYFLAGAHAVSFVVPHDLQQQIRKGAEELKHTAPGWIKPHS, from the coding sequence ATGAACGGATTCGACTGGATCCTTCTTGCCGTGCTCGCGTACTCGACCGTCGCGGCCTTCATGCGGGGTCTGGTGCGAGAGATCTTTGGCCTGGTCGGCCTCGTGGCAGGTATCCTCCTGGCAAGCTGGAATTACCCCTGGCTCGCGCAACGGCTCGGCAGACTTATCACGACTGCTTCCATTGCCAATGTTGTGGCCTTCCTTCTTATCGCAATCGGGATCATGGTCTTAGCCGCCATCCTCGGCAAGCTGCTGCATCGGACAGCGGATGCCATCGGACTGGGCTTCTTCGACCGGCTGGCGGGGGCAGGATTCGGGCTGATCAGGGGATGTTTGCTGGGCGTGGCGATCCTGATGGCGGCATTGGCCTTTCTGCCTCAGAATGCCTGGACGAAAAATTCCCGGTTTGTTCCCTATTTCCTTGCCGGGGCTCATGCGGTATCCTTCGTTGTACCCCACGACCTGCAACAGCAAATTCGGAAGGGCGCGGAAGAACTCAAGCACACCGCACCCGGGTGGATCAAGCCGCACAGTTAA
- a CDS encoding phosphoribosylaminoimidazolesuccinocarboxamide synthase, producing MTALLQTDLGSLPLTARGKVRDIYALDDHQLLFVATDRISAFDHVLGSGIPDKGRILTQLSLFWFDLLKGTVKNHLITADARQFPGQLKPYLDQLDGRSMLVKRAKMFPVECVVRAYLSGSGWKDYQENGSVCGIRLPSGLRESDRLPEPIFTPAAKIHTGGHDENISFATMEATVGAGRAAQLRDLTLAIFEKASRHAESKGLILADTKFEFGEIDGEIILADEVLTPDSSRYWPADTYSPGGAQPSFDKQYVRDYLESIRWNKQAPAPPLPPEVIEKTREKYLEAFRLVTGRPTL from the coding sequence ATGACAGCACTTCTTCAAACAGACCTCGGTTCCCTGCCCCTGACGGCGCGCGGCAAGGTTCGTGACATCTATGCCCTCGACGACCACCAGCTTCTCTTCGTCGCGACCGACCGCATCTCGGCCTTTGACCACGTCCTGGGAAGCGGCATTCCGGACAAGGGGCGCATTCTCACGCAGCTCTCTTTATTCTGGTTCGATCTCCTGAAAGGCACGGTGAAGAACCACCTGATCACTGCCGACGCCAGGCAGTTTCCCGGTCAGCTCAAACCGTATCTCGATCAGCTTGATGGGCGCAGCATGCTGGTCAAACGGGCGAAGATGTTTCCCGTTGAGTGCGTCGTGCGTGCCTATCTCTCTGGCTCGGGCTGGAAGGACTACCAGGAGAACGGCTCGGTCTGCGGCATTCGCCTGCCCTCCGGTTTGCGCGAGTCCGATCGGCTCCCTGAGCCCATCTTTACGCCGGCTGCAAAGATCCACACTGGCGGCCACGACGAGAACATCTCCTTTGCCACGATGGAGGCCACGGTTGGAGCCGGGCGGGCGGCACAACTGCGCGATCTGACGCTTGCGATCTTTGAGAAGGCCTCCAGGCACGCCGAGAGCAAGGGCCTGATTCTCGCCGACACGAAGTTCGAGTTCGGGGAGATCGACGGCGAGATCATTCTGGCCGATGAGGTACTCACGCCTGACTCCTCGCGTTACTGGCCCGCGGACACATACTCGCCCGGCGGCGCGCAGCCTTCGTTCGACAAGCAGTACGTCCGCGACTACCTGGAGTCGATCCGCTGGAACAAGCAGGCCCCGGCGCCTCCCCTACCACCCGAGGTCATCGAAAAGACGAGGGAGAAGTATCTGGAGGCCTTCAGGCTGGTTACGGGCCGTCCAACGCTATGA